In the Candidatus Binataceae bacterium genome, CCGGGGTAAAACCATACGCCGGCAAGGTGCGAAAATCGCGCCAGAGCTTGGTGATATTGTTGTAGTAGGTGCGGTACGCCGGCGCTGCGATACTTTCGATCTCGCGCTCGTCACCCGCAACATAGGCGTGACGCAGCGCACCCATGATCGGCGCCTGCGCAGAGGGATTCAGGTCGTCTGGACCGCCCCGATGACGCCCCAGTTCCTCGCGGTATTGCTCGGTCATGCCTTTGACCATCGGAATCGGACCGAGGCCGACCATGTGCATCCCGTGGCGCGCCGCGAAACTGACGCTCTCCGGCGAAGTTACTCCATACCAGAATGGTGGATTTGGCCGCTGGATCGGCCTCAACTCCATCGGGACATTGTCGAAACGGTAATGCTTGCCGTGATGATTCAGGCGATCCTCGCGCAACCCAGTGACCAGCGCCGTGAGCGCCTCCTCGAAGATCTGGCGGGAATCCATGAATGAGACCCCGAGGTACGCCAGCTCGAACGGCGAGACGCCGCGCCCCACGCCCAAATCAACCCGGCCGCCGCTGAGATGGTCCAGCATACAGACCTCGACGGCGAGCCGGAACGGATTGTACAACGGCAGCAAATAGACCAGCGGGCCAAGCCGAATTCGACGCGTGCGCTGCGCCGCGGCGGCGAGGAACAGTCCCGGTGACGGCGCCATGCCGAGTGGCGTCGCGTGATGCTCGGCAACGTGGTAGCTATAAAAGCCCGCCGCGTCGTACTGCTCGAGCAGCTTAAGCCGCCCCGCATAGAGGCCCTCAACGGAAGCGCCTCGCCGCTCCAGATGATCGAAGACACCGAATCCGTGTTTCATCAGGACCAATTCACTCCGTCATTTGATCATCTCGACGCCGCCGGTCACGAACGCGATCGCGGTGCCCCCGTGCTTCGACGAAACCGTATGCGTGCATCCGTTCGGCCTGTAGTTGGCATTGCCGGTGTGAACCTCGCCGGATTCATCGAAGTTCGAGCCTTCGATCATAAACACCAGCTCGTCACCGATATGTTTGTGCAGGGGTAGCTTCGCCCCGGCCTCGAAGCGCGCGAGGATGGCACGGCGCTTGGTCGCGGCGTCGCTCCAGATCGGCTTCTGACGCACCCCGGGCATCGCGTCGCTCCATGGAATCTCGCTCAGCACGATAGTCTGCGAACGTGGCGCGTCGCCGATCGCAGTCGCGGGCTCGACACTCCCGCTGATAATCGCGAAGACCGTAGCGCCGTGCTTGCTCGTCACGCTGTGGGTGCAGCCGTCGGGACGGTAGCCGACGCTGCCCGCTGCAACCGTGCCCGACTCGTCGCTGATCGCCCCTTCGATCACGTAGAGCAATTCATCGCCGACGTGCCGATGCATCGGCAGGGTCGCTCCCGGCTCGAAGCGGGTGAGCTGGGCGCGCCGCTTGGTCGCCGGATCGGACCAGAGCATCTTTGCCTTGATCGCGGGCATCATCGGCTCCCACGCGCGTTCTGTGACTTCGATTATCTGCGACGGGTTCGAGGCTTCAGCAGCCATGCGGCGCTCCTTTGCGAGACTCGCGAATGATGTACGTTTGCTAGCCCGCGCTGCGAATACTGTCAAACGCCGCCGGTGGCCGGAACAGCCGGGTGATGCTAAGAAGTAAAATCATGAAAACTTATGAAATCAATGAAGCCAAGGGCATCGACAGCCTCAAACTAACCGAGCGGGCGACACCCAAGCCCGGGCCCGGCGAAGTTCTGATGCGCGTGCGCGCGGCCTCGCTCAACTATCGCGACCTCGCGATCGTCAAGGGCTACTTGGGCGGAATGCTGAAACTGCCGGTCGTCCCGGTCTCCGACGGTGCAGGCGAAGTTGCCGAGGTCGGGCCCGGCGTCACCGAGTGGAAAAAGGGCGACCGCGTCGCCGCGATTTTCACTCAAGGATGGCTCGCCGGCCCGCCCTTCGCCGGCATGTACAGCACCTCGCTGGGTGGCGGCATCGACGGCATGCTTGCCGAATACGTCACGCTCAAGGCGACCGGCCTGGTGCGGATTCCCGACTATCTCTCGTTCGAGGAGGCCGCGACCCTGCCCTGCGCCGCGGTGACTTCGTGGCAGGCTCTCGTCACCGAAGGTCATCTCAAGCCCGGTGATTCCGTGCTGGTGATGGGCACCGGCGGCGTCTCCATCTTCGCGCTGCAGTTCGCAAAAATGTACGGCGCAAAGATCATCGCTACTTCGAGCAGCGATGCCAAGCTTGAGCGGCTGCGCAAGATGGGCGCGGCGGAAGTGATCAATTACAAGACCACCCCCAATTGGGACGCGCGCGTGCTCGAGCTTACTGACGGCGCCGGCGTCGATCATGTCGTCGAGATCGGCGGCGCCGGCACGCTGCCCAAATCGATCAATGCCGTCAAAACCGGCGGCGTCGTCAGTCTGATCGGCATCCTGAGCGGCGCCGGCCAGATCGATCCGATGCCGCTGCTGTTCAAAAATGCGCGCGTCCAGGGCATCCTGGTCGGCTCGCGCGAGATGTTCGAAGCTATGAATCGCGCGATGACGGTTAACCAGATCCATCCGGTCATCGATAAGGTCTTCCCGTTCTATCAGGCCGCCGAGGCCTATCGCCATCTGGAGAGCGGTGCGCACTTCGGCAAAGTTTGCATCGCGATTTAACCTTTTACTTCCTGGCCCGAATGGCGGATAAAAGCAGATAGCTCCACGACTCAGACCGGCGGGCAGCAGGGAACCCCCGGCTCCCGACCCAGGAGGAAAAATGTCATACGATTTGATCATCCGTGATGGCACCGTAGTCGATGGCTCCGGACTGCCGCGTTATCGCGCCGACGTCGCGATCGCCAATGGCCGGATCGCCGCGATCGGCAAAATCAACGAGTCCGCCAAGGAAGTCATCGACGCCGAAGGGCACATCGTCGCGCCGGGCTTTATCGACGGCCACACCCACATGGACGCGCAGATCTTCTGGGACGCGCTCGGCACCTGCTCCTGCTGGCACGGCGTCACCACCGTGGTGATGGGCAACTGCGGCTTCTCGCTCGCGCCGTGCGCCGAAAAAAACAAGCTGATGGTGATGCGCAACCTGGAACGCGCCGAGGATATTTCACCCAAGGCGATGGAAGCCGGCATCAAGTGGTCCTGGGACAGCTTCCCGCAATACCTCGACGCTATCGAGGGGCTGCCCAAGGGCATTAACTATACCGCCTACATGGGCCACTCGGCGCTGCGCACCTATGTGATGGGCGAGCGCGCCTTCACCGATGAAGCTACTTCCGAGGATCTCTCCGCAATGAAGCGCGAGCTGCGCGGCGCGATCAAGGCCGGCGCCGCGGGCTTCAGCACCTCGCGCAACCATAATCATCAGACGCCCGATAGCCGCCCGGTTGCGAGCCGCCTCGCCAACTGGAACGAAGTCCGCGAGTTGGTCGGCGTGATGGGCGATCTCGGCGCCGGAGTCTTCGAGCTGGCGCAGGAGGATATCGAGCGCGACCCCGACCGCATGCGCGATTTCTTCGACCGCCTGCAAGCGCTTGCGCTCGACACCAAAG is a window encoding:
- a CDS encoding LLM class flavin-dependent oxidoreductase, with the translated sequence MKHGFGVFDHLERRGASVEGLYAGRLKLLEQYDAAGFYSYHVAEHHATPLGMAPSPGLFLAAAAQRTRRIRLGPLVYLLPLYNPFRLAVEVCMLDHLSGGRVDLGVGRGVSPFELAYLGVSFMDSRQIFEEALTALVTGLREDRLNHHGKHYRFDNVPMELRPIQRPNPPFWYGVTSPESVSFAARHGMHMVGLGPIPMVKGMTEQYREELGRHRGGPDDLNPSAQAPIMGALRHAYVAGDEREIESIAAPAYRTYYNNITKLWRDFRTLPAYGFTPEIGVAAKADSAIVGTASQVRDQIGRFFSESGCNYLVLSFAFGSLSDDDASRSVERFVSHVMPSFAENSSTAARGAG
- a CDS encoding NAD(P)-dependent alcohol dehydrogenase, with translation MKTYEINEAKGIDSLKLTERATPKPGPGEVLMRVRAASLNYRDLAIVKGYLGGMLKLPVVPVSDGAGEVAEVGPGVTEWKKGDRVAAIFTQGWLAGPPFAGMYSTSLGGGIDGMLAEYVTLKATGLVRIPDYLSFEEAATLPCAAVTSWQALVTEGHLKPGDSVLVMGTGGVSIFALQFAKMYGAKIIATSSSDAKLERLRKMGAAEVINYKTTPNWDARVLELTDGAGVDHVVEIGGAGTLPKSINAVKTGGVVSLIGILSGAGQIDPMPLLFKNARVQGILVGSREMFEAMNRAMTVNQIHPVIDKVFPFYQAAEAYRHLESGAHFGKVCIAI
- a CDS encoding cupin domain-containing protein, which produces MAAEASNPSQIIEVTERAWEPMMPAIKAKMLWSDPATKRRAQLTRFEPGATLPMHRHVGDELLYVIEGAISDESGTVAAGSVGYRPDGCTHSVTSKHGATVFAIISGSVEPATAIGDAPRSQTIVLSEIPWSDAMPGVRQKPIWSDAATKRRAILARFEAGAKLPLHKHIGDELVFMIEGSNFDESGEVHTGNANYRPNGCTHTVSSKHGGTAIAFVTGGVEMIK